In Nicotiana tabacum cultivar K326 chromosome 17, ASM71507v2, whole genome shotgun sequence, one DNA window encodes the following:
- the LOC142171516 gene encoding uncharacterized protein LOC142171516 — protein MEMFTLKPNFLGNILVRLVSFVVLVFLARFAYIFTVKGGKSCNFGDFCFSPESLNPNSISGELPDSGTGLRNYYYSVFQDLIADGFLSPNSKCLCIETLTGQDVAALIDVGVVDSIGIFNKSSPPVIRYGYPTRQPFDENTFDFEFAGDGVLEKSMKPVEFAKEVSRTIKPGGFFVIHTITKDKYSLDSLIQLLDFFKLIRSREIDGFDTWQPLIREVIFEKVKVTGLEPMAGCNKNRCIDFEKMSNGCVISGYKRELIRKLEPLIEEEPIKPWITLKRNFRNVKYLSSMVDISFKNRYIYVDVGARSYSSSVGSWFNKQYPKQNKKFEVYAIEADREFHDEYRKKGVNLLPYAAWLRNETLFFEISREPSRKNVEKGRGMGRVQSAQSSLNFVGNLDKIKGFDFALWLMSLAEERDYLVVKMDVEGTEFHLIPRLIETGAICLIDELFLECHYNRWQRCCPGKRSPKYDKTYAVCLELFSSLRERGVLVHQWW, from the coding sequence ATGGAGATGTTCACACTTAAACCAAACTTCCTGGGAAATATTCTGGTGCGACTCGTCTCTTTCGTAGTTCTTGTGTTCCTCGCTCGTTTCGCTTACATTTTCACCGTCAAAGGCGGCAAATCATGTAACTTCGGCGACTTCTGCTTCTCGCCGGAAAGCTTAAACCCTAACTCCATCTCCGGCGAGTTACCAGATTCCGGAACCGGTCTCCGGAACTATTACTACTCCGTCTTCCAAGATCTCATCGCCGACGGCTTCCTTTCTCCTAATTCCAAGTGTCTGTGCATCGAGACACTAACCGGCCAAGACGTCGCGGCGTTGATCGACGTCGGAGTCGTCGATTCGATCGGAATTTTCAACAAATCATCTCCGCCGGTGATTCGCTACGGTTATCCCACACGTCAGCCGTTCGATGAGAACACTTTCGATTTTGAGTTCGCTGGCGACGGAGTTCTCGAAAAATCGATGAAACCAGTTGAGTTTGCTAAAGAAGTTTCTAGAACTATAAAACCTGGTGGTTTTTTCGTTATTCACACAATAACGAAAGATAAATACAGTCTCGATTCGTTGATTCAATTGTTAGATTTTTTCAAATTGATCAGGTCACGTGAAATTGACGGTTTTGACACGTGGCAGCCTTTGATTCGCGAAGTTATTTTCGAAAAAGTAAAGGTGACGGGATTGGAACCTATGGCCGGATGTAACAAAAATAGGTGTATTGATTTCGAGAAAATGAGTAATGGCTGTGTTATTTCAGGGTATAAAAGAGAATTAATTCGAAAATTGGAGCCTTTAATTGAGGAAGAGCCAATAAAACCATGGATAACACTGAAGAGGAATTTTAGGAATGTGAAGTATTTGTCTTCAATGGTTGATATAAGCTTTAAAAACAGGTACATTTATGTTGATGTTGGAGCAAGGAGTTACAGTTCAAGTGTTGGGAGCTGGTTTAATAAACAGTATCCAAAACAGAACAAGAAATTCGAGGTATACGCGATTGAAGCTGATAGGGAATTTCACGACGAGTATAGGAAAAAGGGTGTTAATCTTTTGCCATATGCAGCTTGGTTGAGGAACGAGACGTTGTTTTTCGAGATAAGTAGAGAGCCGAGTAGGAAGAACGTGGAGAAGGGTCGAGGGATGGGGAGAGTACAATCAGCACAATCGTCGTTGAATTTTGTGGGGAATTTGGATAAGATTAAGGGGTTTGATTTTGCGTTATGGTTGATGAGTTTGGCTGAAGAGAGGGATTATTTGGTTGTGAAAATGGATGTCGAAGGGACTGAGTTTCATTTGATACCAAGGTTGATTGAGACTGGTGCAATATGTTTGATTGATGAGTTGTTTCTTGAATGTCATTATAATAGATGGCAAAGGTGTTGCCCTGGTAAAAGGAGTCCAAAATATGACAAGACATATGCAGTGTGTTTGGAGCTTTTTTCTTCTCTTAGAGAGAGGGGGGTTCTAGTGCATCAATGGTGGTAA